One stretch of Halobaculum marinum DNA includes these proteins:
- the ribH gene encoding 6,7-dimethyl-8-ribityllumazine synthase — protein sequence MTETTLGLVVARYYASIAEAMEESARATVADRGATVAETVDVPGAYDAPLAADRLARREDIDAVAVVGTIVSGDTDHDQVIGQAVATKLADVSLDRDTPVTFGISGPGQSGAEARERAEKGAEAAGAALDLAEGLPEPEVAA from the coding sequence ATGACCGAGACGACACTCGGGCTGGTGGTCGCGCGCTACTACGCGTCCATCGCCGAGGCCATGGAAGAGTCTGCACGCGCGACCGTCGCCGACCGCGGCGCGACCGTCGCCGAGACCGTCGACGTACCCGGCGCGTACGACGCGCCGCTGGCGGCCGACCGCCTCGCCCGCCGCGAGGACATCGACGCCGTCGCCGTCGTCGGCACCATCGTCAGCGGGGACACCGACCACGACCAGGTGATCGGGCAGGCAGTCGCGACGAAACTCGCCGACGTGAGCCTCGACCGCGACACGCCGGTCACGTTCGGCATCTCCGGTCCCGGCCAGTCGGGCGCGGAGGCTCGCGAGCGTGCAGAGAAGGGCGCCGAGGCCGCGGGGGCGGCCCTGGACTTGGCCGAGGGGCTCCCGGAGCCGGAGGTGGCCGCGTGA
- a CDS encoding 5-(carboxyamino)imidazole ribonucleotide synthase has protein sequence MNPTCPGPTLGVVGGGQLGRMLAEAASPLGVDVVVLDPTPDCPASRVAEQIEGSFDDPDGVRALAERADALTLEIELADPDVLEAVSEEFDVPVNPSPTALRTIQDKLVQKRTFADAGVPVPEFVAVDDAADLADAVDQFDGCMLKARTGGYDGRGNLPVAQGDDYEAKLAEVGAGEGGAMAEELIDFERELSVVAVRGDDEQRALPVVENVHREEILRETVAPARCSTAVTERAREVAFDTLATLDGRGVFAMELFETTAGEILVNEVAPRPHNSGHWSIEGATTSQFEQHVRAALGWPLGTAELRSPTVMANVLGDVSDPRPASLSGVGDVLAAPNANLHWYGKHEARPLRKMGHLTLTDDGADRDDLLARARDLRDGLSFE, from the coding sequence GTGAACCCCACCTGTCCCGGCCCGACGCTGGGCGTCGTCGGCGGCGGGCAACTCGGTCGGATGCTCGCCGAGGCCGCCTCGCCCTTGGGTGTCGACGTGGTCGTCCTCGACCCGACCCCCGACTGCCCCGCCTCGCGCGTCGCCGAGCAGATCGAGGGGTCGTTCGACGACCCCGACGGCGTCCGCGCGCTCGCCGAGCGGGCAGACGCCCTCACCCTCGAGATCGAACTCGCCGACCCGGACGTGCTGGAGGCGGTGAGCGAGGAGTTCGACGTCCCCGTGAACCCCTCGCCGACGGCACTGCGCACCATCCAGGACAAACTCGTCCAGAAGCGGACGTTCGCCGACGCGGGGGTCCCCGTCCCCGAGTTCGTCGCCGTCGACGACGCCGCGGACCTGGCCGACGCCGTCGACCAATTCGACGGCTGTATGCTGAAGGCTCGAACCGGCGGCTACGACGGGCGCGGCAACCTCCCGGTCGCGCAGGGCGACGACTACGAGGCGAAACTCGCCGAGGTCGGCGCGGGCGAGGGCGGCGCGATGGCCGAGGAACTGATCGACTTCGAGCGCGAGTTGTCCGTGGTCGCGGTCCGCGGCGACGACGAGCAGCGGGCGCTCCCCGTCGTCGAGAACGTCCACCGCGAGGAGATTCTCCGCGAGACGGTCGCGCCCGCGCGGTGTTCGACCGCCGTCACCGAGCGTGCACGCGAGGTCGCCTTCGACACGCTGGCGACGCTCGACGGGCGCGGCGTGTTCGCGATGGAACTGTTCGAGACGACCGCGGGTGAGATCCTCGTCAACGAGGTCGCCCCGCGTCCCCACAACTCCGGGCACTGGAGCATCGAGGGGGCGACCACCTCGCAGTTCGAACAGCACGTCCGCGCGGCCCTCGGCTGGCCGCTCGGTACCGCCGAACTTCGCTCGCCCACCGTGATGGCCAACGTCCTCGGCGACGTGTCCGACCCGCGACCGGCGTCGCTGTCGGGCGTCGGCGACGTGCTCGCGGCGCCGAACGCGAACCTCCACTGGTACGGCAAACACGAGGCTCGCCCGCTCCGGAAGATGGGCCACCTCACGCTGACCGACGACGGCGCCGACCGCGACGACCTGCTCGCCCGCGCCCGCGACCTGCGCGACGGCCTCAGCTTCGAGTGA
- a CDS encoding NADH-quinone oxidoreductase subunit A has protein sequence MNPWIAIGALAVMGVGIPLGMMAVSAILRPSVPEQGKSATYESGEIPTGSATGIQFNIQYYMVALLFVVFDIETVLIFPWTVIYQSALESGVGLATILLPMLIFIGVLVVGLVWAWRQGAVKWASSPRAARQKTERS, from the coding sequence ATGAATCCATGGATAGCGATCGGCGCGTTGGCGGTGATGGGCGTGGGCATCCCGCTCGGGATGATGGCGGTGTCCGCGATCCTCCGCCCGAGCGTGCCAGAACAGGGCAAGAGCGCCACCTACGAGTCCGGTGAGATCCCGACGGGGTCGGCGACGGGCATTCAGTTCAACATCCAGTACTACATGGTTGCGCTGCTGTTCGTCGTGTTCGACATCGAGACGGTTCTGATCTTCCCGTGGACTGTGATCTACCAGTCCGCGTTGGAGTCGGGCGTCGGCCTCGCGACGATTCTGCTCCCGATGTTGATCTTCATCGGGGTGCTGGTCGTCGGACTCGTGTGGGCGTGGCGACAGGGCGCCGTGAAGTGGGCCTCCAGCCCGCGTGCGGCGAGACAGAAGACGGAGCGTTCCTGA
- a CDS encoding pyridoxal phosphate-dependent aminotransferase, with product MSDFAYDFAERVGRVEPSATLAISNAASELEAEGHDVVDLSVGAPDFPTPENVTEAGKAAMDAGHTGYTSSNGVPELKEAIAEKLRADDIDADADEIIVTPGAKQALYETVQTLVDDGDEVVLLDPAWVSYEAMVKLAGGDLTRVDISPYGFSLEDGLDDLADAVSDETELLVVNSPSNPTGAVYSDAALEGVRDLAVEHDFAVISDEIYDEIVYGVEQTSLASLDGMAERTVTINGFSKAYSMTGWRLGYLHAKGDLISQAGKLHSHSVSCATNFVQRAGVEALRNTEEAVEEMRAAFESRRDMLVDLFADHGVDVTVPDGAFYMMIPVADDDAAWAEEAIQEAHVATVPGSAFGADGFVRISYAASEERLKEGMQRLFDADLL from the coding sequence GTGAGCGACTTCGCCTACGACTTCGCCGAGCGCGTCGGTCGCGTTGAGCCGTCGGCGACCCTTGCCATCTCGAACGCAGCCAGCGAGTTGGAGGCGGAGGGACACGACGTGGTCGACCTGTCGGTCGGCGCGCCCGACTTCCCCACCCCGGAGAACGTCACCGAGGCCGGCAAGGCCGCGATGGACGCCGGCCACACGGGGTACACCTCCTCGAACGGCGTCCCCGAACTGAAGGAGGCCATCGCCGAGAAGCTCCGCGCCGACGACATCGACGCCGACGCCGACGAGATCATCGTCACGCCCGGCGCCAAGCAGGCGCTGTACGAGACGGTCCAGACGCTCGTCGACGACGGCGACGAGGTTGTCCTGCTCGACCCCGCGTGGGTGTCCTACGAGGCGATGGTGAAGCTCGCCGGCGGCGACCTCACCCGCGTCGACATCTCTCCGTACGGCTTCTCGCTGGAAGACGGCCTCGACGACCTCGCCGACGCCGTCTCCGACGAGACGGAACTGCTCGTGGTGAACTCCCCGTCGAACCCGACGGGCGCCGTCTACTCCGACGCCGCGCTGGAAGGGGTGCGCGACCTGGCCGTCGAGCACGACTTCGCCGTCATCTCCGACGAAATCTACGACGAGATCGTGTACGGCGTCGAGCAGACCAGCCTCGCCAGCCTCGACGGGATGGCCGAGCGCACGGTCACGATCAACGGCTTCTCGAAGGCGTACTCGATGACCGGGTGGCGCCTCGGCTACCTGCACGCGAAGGGCGACCTGATCTCGCAGGCGGGGAAGCTCCACAGTCACTCTGTCTCGTGTGCGACGAACTTCGTCCAGCGTGCGGGCGTCGAGGCGCTGCGCAACACCGAGGAGGCCGTCGAGGAGATGCGCGCCGCCTTCGAGTCCCGCCGCGATATGCTCGTCGACCTGTTCGCAGACCACGGCGTCGACGTGACCGTCCCCGACGGCGCGTTCTACATGATGATCCCCGTCGCCGACGACGACGCCGCCTGGGCCGAGGAGGCGATCCAGGAGGCGCACGTCGCGACGGTCCCGGGCTCGGCGTTCGGCGCGGACGGGTTCGTCCGGATCAGCTACGCCGCCAGCGAAGAGCGCCTGAAAGAGGGGATGCAGCGCCTGTTCGACGCGGACCTGCTCTGA
- a CDS encoding NADH-quinone oxidoreductase subunit D, with amino-acid sequence MSLEEPEPDVPATVEEQSADELAELLGDHVIGREEHLNAPGYVVRPDEVQAVLSTLKEEAGYDHLSCVTAQEYEDRYESIYHLKKYDDPTQEVSIVVPADRENPVSQSGEAVFRTADWHEREAYDLVGIEYDDHPDLRRILLPETWQGHPLAADYEQDRPQVVPLREHANPLHQDTRDEQDTDTMYLNIGPHHPATHGVLHLKTTLDGEQVADVESDIGYLHRCEEQICQNGTYRHQIMPYPDRWDYISAGLLNEWAYARAAEDMADIDVPEYAQVIRTMGAELCRIAAHMLAVGTFALDVYGDFTAIFMYAIRDREKAQNILEDLTGQRLMFNYFRLGGVVWDLPEPREEFFEKTRDFLEDLPEALEEYHDLISSNEILQMRTIDTGVLPPEVAKSYGATGPVARGSGIDFDLRRDDPYGYYDELDWDVVTEDGCDNYSRLLVRLREVEESAKIIEQCIDLLEDWPEEDRTIQSNVPRTLKPDDDTEIYRAVEGAKGELGIYMRADGTDKPARFKIRSPCFSNLQTLPEMAEGEYVPDLIAALGSLDIVLGEVDR; translated from the coding sequence ATGAGCCTGGAAGAACCAGAGCCGGACGTGCCGGCAACCGTCGAGGAACAGTCCGCCGACGAGCTCGCCGAGCTACTCGGCGACCACGTGATCGGCCGCGAGGAGCACCTGAACGCGCCGGGCTACGTCGTCCGGCCCGACGAGGTGCAGGCCGTCCTCTCCACGCTGAAAGAGGAGGCCGGCTACGACCACCTCTCGTGTGTCACCGCCCAGGAGTACGAGGACCGCTACGAGTCCATCTACCACCTGAAGAAGTACGACGACCCGACCCAGGAGGTCTCTATCGTCGTCCCCGCCGACCGCGAGAACCCCGTCTCGCAGTCCGGCGAAGCCGTGTTCCGCACCGCCGACTGGCACGAGCGCGAGGCGTACGACTTGGTCGGCATCGAGTACGACGACCACCCGGACCTGCGCCGCATCCTCCTGCCCGAGACGTGGCAGGGCCACCCGCTGGCCGCGGACTACGAGCAAGACCGCCCGCAGGTCGTCCCGCTGCGCGAGCACGCGAACCCGCTCCACCAGGACACCCGTGACGAGCAGGACACGGACACGATGTACCTCAACATCGGTCCGCACCACCCCGCGACCCACGGTGTGCTCCACCTGAAGACGACGCTGGACGGCGAGCAGGTGGCGGACGTGGAGTCCGACATCGGCTACCTCCACCGCTGTGAGGAGCAGATCTGCCAGAACGGTACCTACCGCCACCAGATCATGCCGTACCCCGACCGCTGGGACTACATCTCGGCGGGCCTGCTCAACGAGTGGGCGTACGCGCGTGCGGCCGAGGACATGGCCGACATCGATGTGCCGGAGTACGCGCAGGTCATCCGGACCATGGGCGCGGAACTGTGCCGCATCGCGGCACACATGCTCGCGGTCGGGACGTTCGCGCTGGACGTGTACGGCGACTTCACCGCCATCTTCATGTACGCGATCCGGGACCGCGAGAAGGCCCAGAACATCCTCGAAGACCTCACCGGTCAGCGGCTGATGTTCAACTACTTCCGCCTCGGCGGGGTCGTCTGGGACCTGCCCGAGCCCCGCGAGGAGTTCTTCGAGAAGACCCGCGACTTCCTCGAGGACCTCCCGGAGGCGCTGGAGGAGTACCACGACCTCATCTCGTCGAACGAGATCCTCCAGATGCGCACCATCGACACCGGTGTGCTGCCGCCGGAGGTCGCCAAGTCGTACGGTGCCACCGGGCCGGTCGCCCGTGGCTCCGGCATCGACTTCGACCTGCGCCGCGACGACCCGTACGGTTACTACGACGAACTCGACTGGGACGTCGTCACCGAGGACGGCTGTGACAACTACAGCCGCCTCCTCGTGCGTCTCCGCGAGGTCGAGGAGTCCGCGAAGATCATCGAGCAGTGCATCGACCTGCTCGAAGACTGGCCCGAGGAGGACCGCACCATCCAGTCGAACGTGCCGCGCACGCTGAAGCCGGACGACGACACCGAGATCTACCGCGCGGTCGAGGGCGCAAAGGGCGAACTCGGCATCTACATGCGCGCGGACGGGACGGACAAGCCCGCCCGCTTCAAGATCCGGTCACCGTGCTTCTCGAACCTCCAGACGCTGCCCGAGATGGCGGAGGGCGAGTACGTGCCCGACCTCATCGCCGCACTCGGCAGCCTGGACATCGTCCTCGGTGAGGTGGACAGATGA
- a CDS encoding ABC transporter ATP-binding protein gives MSADPADSADPADAEDADAATRRSRPAVELDGVTKEYDSGAGVVRALDDVDFVAHPGEFIAVMGPSGSGKSTMLNVLGLLDEPTSGEVRLAGERVSGLSDRERTDQRRKYIGFVFQDFYLIPSLSAVENVEMPTLFTPGDGRERAADLLRTLGLGDRLDHRPTELSGGQQQRVAVARSLVNSPQVVLADEPTGNLDTETSRSVLEEFTRIKDEERVAIVAVTHDDLVTEYADRVVNLVDGVVVDDIATARASGRVDPNDQEAGDDEAGDDESGDDESGDDESTPADRGDEP, from the coding sequence ATGAGTGCCGACCCAGCCGACTCAGCCGATCCAGCCGACGCCGAAGACGCCGACGCCGCCACCCGTCGGTCGCGACCGGCGGTCGAACTCGACGGCGTCACCAAGGAGTACGACTCCGGCGCTGGCGTCGTCCGCGCGCTCGACGACGTGGACTTCGTCGCGCACCCGGGCGAGTTCATCGCGGTGATGGGCCCCTCCGGCTCCGGGAAGTCGACGATGCTGAACGTGCTCGGCCTGCTGGACGAGCCGACGAGCGGCGAGGTCCGCCTCGCTGGCGAGCGGGTGTCGGGGCTGTCCGACCGCGAGCGCACCGACCAGCGGCGCAAGTACATCGGCTTCGTGTTCCAGGACTTCTACCTGATCCCGTCGCTGTCGGCGGTCGAGAACGTCGAGATGCCGACGCTGTTCACGCCGGGCGACGGTCGCGAGCGCGCCGCCGACCTCCTGCGGACGCTCGGCCTCGGCGACCGACTCGACCACCGACCCACCGAACTGTCCGGCGGGCAACAGCAGCGCGTCGCCGTCGCCCGCTCGCTCGTCAACAGCCCGCAGGTGGTGCTCGCCGACGAGCCGACGGGGAACCTCGACACCGAGACGAGCCGGAGCGTGCTGGAGGAGTTCACGCGGATCAAAGACGAGGAGCGCGTCGCCATCGTCGCCGTCACCCACGACGACCTCGTGACCGAGTACGCCGACCGCGTCGTCAACCTCGTCGACGGCGTCGTCGTCGACGACATCGCGACCGCCCGGGCGAGCGGCCGCGTCGACCCGAACGACCAGGAGGCAGGCGACGACGAGGCCGGCGACGACGAGTCGGGTGACGACGAGTCGGGCGACGACGAGTCGACCCCCGCCGACCGAGGTGACGAGCCGTGA
- a CDS encoding flippase activity-associated protein Agl23: MSDPAGGSDPAPDGPADADDADSSSAAEQSAASAASDAPEPSPATDTSTGAGIVDRLEERVGDPTVAAVVAIVVGSLLLRTVQLGARVFHWDEGRVGYWILRFDANGEFFYRPIIHGPFLPVVNNVLFDVLGATDFSARLPVAIVGGLLPLSALLLRRHLRDREVVALALLLSVDPLLVYYGRFMRGDVLVGSFCVAAFAFAVYAVDTRRTLPLFGSAALLGLGFTAKENALVYLACFLGAGFLLLDHRVLRTARTSGSLLDALVGEVVALGHFLDDWTDGSRTRRTIERRLRERDPDAPYAPEVGYLGHLAIWIPLGAVGVAATFLAVTSFFYAPRPDLWQALGVASVPAGSGPAPTLGTVWYEATWGAGEKFWGTWASGTHSGHPYVPYLWDIAESMAYGSGVLVVLAVVGFLADGYGESRGTRALVAFATYWGLASLVGYPVATDIKAPWAAVHIVLPLSIPAAVGLGHVVDSLRGSLTVGDTATAALAGLVVFAAVGGVVAPNVDYWNSASIEDKQVLQWAQPENAYKEALTDAAAVARDNEGVDVLWVGSDTGRGTRLYVSDEASVDRMPPGGPSWHSRLPTPWYLERANATVTSTPPSARFDGLPAPDEMPPIVFAKPQDADEVGAMLDGYSAREYDFRLWTEHIVVFIDEEALAAATDPGAAEASASSSAPASASVDAGQSTAPGTRPSVATDGSTGPLAPAPI; the protein is encoded by the coding sequence ATGAGTGACCCCGCCGGCGGGTCGGACCCCGCCCCCGACGGGCCCGCGGACGCGGACGACGCCGACTCCTCCTCGGCCGCCGAGCAGTCCGCCGCCTCCGCCGCGAGCGACGCCCCCGAGCCGTCGCCCGCGACCGACACGTCGACCGGCGCGGGCATCGTCGACCGACTGGAGGAGCGCGTCGGCGACCCGACGGTCGCCGCCGTCGTCGCCATCGTCGTCGGCTCCCTCCTCCTCCGCACGGTTCAACTGGGCGCACGGGTCTTCCACTGGGACGAGGGGCGCGTCGGCTACTGGATCCTCCGGTTCGACGCCAACGGGGAGTTCTTCTACCGCCCGATCATCCACGGACCGTTCCTCCCGGTCGTGAACAACGTGCTGTTCGACGTGCTCGGCGCCACCGACTTCTCGGCACGGCTCCCGGTCGCAATCGTGGGCGGCCTGCTCCCGCTGTCGGCGCTGCTGTTGCGACGCCACCTGCGCGACCGCGAAGTCGTCGCGCTCGCGCTGCTGCTGTCGGTCGACCCGTTGCTCGTCTACTACGGCCGGTTCATGCGCGGCGACGTGCTCGTCGGGTCGTTCTGCGTCGCCGCGTTCGCCTTCGCCGTGTACGCGGTCGACACCCGCCGGACGCTCCCGCTGTTCGGGTCGGCGGCGCTGCTCGGCCTCGGCTTCACCGCCAAGGAGAACGCGCTGGTGTACCTCGCCTGCTTCCTCGGCGCCGGCTTCCTCCTCCTCGACCATCGCGTGCTGCGGACGGCCCGCACCTCGGGGTCGCTGCTCGACGCGCTGGTCGGGGAGGTGGTCGCGCTGGGGCACTTCCTTGACGACTGGACCGACGGCTCGCGGACGCGCCGAACGATCGAGCGCCGCCTCCGCGAGCGCGACCCGGACGCGCCGTACGCGCCCGAGGTGGGCTACCTCGGCCACCTCGCCATCTGGATCCCACTCGGCGCCGTCGGCGTCGCGGCGACGTTCCTCGCGGTCACGTCGTTCTTCTACGCGCCCCGCCCGGACCTGTGGCAGGCGCTCGGCGTCGCCTCGGTGCCCGCGGGGTCGGGTCCCGCGCCGACGCTCGGCACGGTCTGGTACGAGGCGACGTGGGGCGCCGGCGAGAAGTTCTGGGGGACGTGGGCGTCGGGCACCCACTCCGGGCACCCGTACGTCCCGTACCTGTGGGACATCGCCGAGTCGATGGCGTACGGGTCGGGCGTGCTCGTCGTCCTGGCGGTCGTCGGCTTCCTCGCCGACGGCTACGGCGAGTCCCGCGGCACGCGCGCGCTCGTCGCGTTCGCGACGTACTGGGGGCTGGCGTCGCTGGTCGGCTACCCCGTCGCGACCGACATCAAGGCGCCGTGGGCGGCGGTCCACATCGTGCTCCCGCTGTCGATTCCGGCGGCGGTCGGACTGGGACACGTCGTCGACTCGCTTCGGGGGTCGCTGACGGTGGGCGACACGGCGACGGCGGCGCTCGCGGGGCTGGTCGTGTTCGCCGCCGTCGGTGGCGTCGTCGCCCCCAACGTGGACTACTGGAACTCCGCGTCCATCGAGGACAAGCAGGTGCTCCAGTGGGCCCAACCGGAGAACGCCTACAAGGAGGCGCTCACCGACGCCGCGGCGGTCGCCCGCGACAACGAGGGCGTCGACGTGCTGTGGGTCGGCAGCGACACCGGCCGGGGGACGCGGCTGTACGTCTCCGACGAGGCGAGTGTCGACCGGATGCCCCCCGGCGGGCCGAGTTGGCACTCGCGGCTCCCGACACCGTGGTACCTCGAACGCGCGAACGCGACCGTCACCTCGACGCCGCCGAGCGCTCGGTTCGACGGCCTCCCCGCACCCGATGAGATGCCGCCGATCGTGTTCGCCAAGCCGCAGGACGCCGACGAGGTCGGTGCCATGCTCGACGGCTACAGCGCCCGCGAGTACGACTTCCGGCTGTGGACCGAGCACATCGTCGTGTTCATCGACGAGGAGGCGCTCGCGGCAGCGACCGACCCCGGGGCCGCGGAGGCGTCCGCGTCCTCATCTGCACCGGCGTCGGCGTCGGTTGACGCCGGCCAGTCAACTGCACCGGGCACCCGCCCATCGGTCGCCACCGACGGTTCGACCGGCCCGCTCGCACCGGCGCCGATCTGA
- a CDS encoding ABC transporter permease: MSRLPASVDDRIGSLYRRFPAALVARRNVSRNRLRSALAVLGIVIGVVAIASLGLAGTTLQTAFTSSFAGIGDQLVVNPAFDEGVTELTERDVERIERVATDAAVVPVRSKRAVVSVGRDQTVVTAYAASGVGAVYPSAEGRIPDRLRRGAVVGSGVADRFDIEPGNSLSVDGDSYRVVAVLESQGGGFDPLGVDQAVFLPNDAVDGDGYGQVIVKAESGTAANETAVAIRAELNEREPRVSVFELSSIVDQITSFLSVIRTFLVAIGGISLVVAGVSILNVMLMSTVERREEIGVFRAVGVYKRDVMAIILVEAAMLGLVGGLVGAAVSAGVGVALASFALGDPLAAFTVTNLLYLALAVVFGVVTSLLSGLYPAWKAANERPVEALRD, translated from the coding sequence GTGAGCCGACTCCCGGCGTCGGTCGACGACCGGATCGGGTCGCTGTACCGCCGGTTCCCCGCCGCGCTCGTCGCCCGCCGCAACGTCTCGCGCAACCGCCTGCGCTCGGCGCTGGCGGTGCTCGGCATCGTCATCGGCGTCGTCGCCATCGCGTCGCTGGGGCTGGCCGGCACCACCCTCCAGACGGCGTTCACCTCGTCGTTCGCGGGCATCGGCGACCAACTCGTCGTCAACCCCGCGTTCGACGAGGGGGTCACCGAGTTGACCGAGCGCGACGTCGAGCGCATCGAGCGCGTCGCCACCGACGCGGCGGTCGTCCCCGTCCGCTCAAAGCGCGCGGTGGTGTCGGTTGGTCGCGACCAGACGGTCGTCACCGCCTACGCCGCCTCGGGAGTGGGAGCGGTGTATCCATCAGCTGAGGGCCGGATCCCCGACCGACTCAGACGCGGGGCGGTCGTCGGGAGCGGCGTCGCCGACCGCTTCGACATCGAACCGGGCAACTCCCTCAGCGTCGACGGCGACTCCTACCGTGTGGTCGCTGTCTTGGAGTCGCAGGGCGGCGGATTCGACCCACTCGGCGTCGACCAGGCGGTGTTCCTTCCGAACGACGCCGTCGACGGCGACGGCTACGGGCAGGTCATCGTGAAGGCCGAGTCGGGCACCGCCGCCAACGAGACGGCGGTGGCGATCCGCGCGGAGTTGAACGAGCGCGAACCGCGCGTCTCCGTGTTCGAGTTGTCGAGCATCGTCGACCAGATCACGTCGTTCCTCTCGGTGATCCGGACGTTCCTCGTCGCCATCGGCGGCATCTCGCTGGTCGTCGCGGGCGTCTCTATCCTGAACGTCATGCTGATGAGCACCGTCGAACGGCGCGAGGAGATCGGCGTGTTCCGCGCCGTCGGCGTGTACAAGCGCGACGTGATGGCGATTATCCTCGTCGAGGCGGCGATGCTCGGCCTCGTCGGGGGGCTCGTCGGCGCCGCCGTGTCGGCAGGGGTGGGTGTCGCGCTCGCGTCGTTCGCGCTCGGCGACCCGCTCGCTGCGTTCACGGTCACGAACCTGCTGTACCTCGCGCTCGCGGTGGTCTTTGGTGTGGTGACGAGCCTGCTCAGCGGACTGTACCCCGCGTGGAAGGCCGCCAACGAGCGCCCGGTCGAGGCGTTACGGGACTGA
- the purE gene encoding 5-(carboxyamino)imidazole ribonucleotide mutase, producing the protein MTTVTDLIDRLESEANSDADPATTPDVGVIMGSDSDLDTMQGAFDALDELGFAEQTDFHDPPEARFTYEAYVVSAHRTPDLMYAYGETAADRGLDVVIAGAGGKSADLPNMTASIAYPIPVIGVPVQEKSVDSVIGMPTGAPIVAVDAGKSFNAALSAAQILAREHDAVEEALVDYHEGLVGDVAEVSADLHDLGVAGFREAHGDGA; encoded by the coding sequence ATGACCACAGTCACCGACCTCATCGACCGCCTCGAATCCGAAGCGAACAGCGACGCCGACCCCGCGACGACGCCCGACGTGGGCGTGATCATGGGCTCGGACTCCGACCTCGACACGATGCAGGGCGCGTTCGACGCGCTCGACGAGTTGGGGTTCGCCGAGCAGACCGACTTCCACGACCCGCCCGAGGCGCGCTTCACCTACGAGGCGTACGTCGTCTCCGCCCACCGCACCCCCGACCTCATGTACGCCTACGGCGAGACCGCCGCCGACCGCGGCCTCGACGTGGTGATCGCCGGCGCCGGTGGCAAGTCCGCAGACCTCCCGAACATGACCGCGAGCATCGCGTACCCGATCCCGGTGATCGGGGTGCCCGTGCAGGAGAAGTCCGTCGACTCGGTGATCGGGATGCCGACGGGCGCACCAATCGTCGCCGTCGACGCGGGCAAGTCGTTCAACGCGGCGCTGTCGGCCGCCCAGATCCTCGCCCGCGAACACGACGCCGTCGAGGAGGCGCTCGTCGACTACCACGAGGGACTCGTCGGCGACGTCGCCGAGGTGTCCGCCGACCTCCACGACCTCGGCGTCGCCGGGTTCCGCGAGGCGCACGGAGACGGGGCGTAA
- a CDS encoding NADH-quinone oxidoreductase subunit B, translating into MSSDNRPFVTDDSQVLTDTRDARMTGEDNRFNSKLREAFGSSPFILTKFDKFMNWVRGSSMFMLQFGIACCSIEMMHTYAVKHDLDRFGAGVPRASPRQADVIIVPGTIVSKFAPRMKRVYDQMPEPKFVIGMGSCTISGGPFQEGYNVIKGAEEVIPVDIHVPGCPPRPEALVYGVAKLQERIANGESSPVTVKPYELEQFGDLSRDEIVQQLADDIDEDDLVMRYNWADSP; encoded by the coding sequence ATGAGTAGCGACAATAGACCGTTCGTCACGGACGACAGCCAGGTACTGACCGACACCCGGGACGCCCGGATGACGGGCGAGGACAACCGCTTCAACTCGAAGCTTCGCGAGGCGTTCGGCTCCTCGCCGTTCATCCTCACCAAGTTCGACAAGTTCATGAACTGGGTGCGGGGCTCCTCGATGTTCATGCTGCAGTTCGGGATCGCCTGCTGCAGTATCGAGATGATGCACACCTACGCCGTGAAGCACGACCTCGACCGCTTCGGGGCGGGTGTGCCGCGCGCGTCGCCGCGACAGGCCGACGTGATCATCGTCCCCGGGACCATCGTCTCGAAGTTCGCGCCGCGCATGAAGCGCGTGTACGACCAGATGCCCGAGCCGAAGTTCGTCATCGGCATGGGCTCGTGTACCATCTCCGGCGGTCCGTTCCAGGAGGGGTACAACGTGATCAAGGGTGCCGAGGAGGTCATCCCGGTGGACATCCACGTCCCCGGCTGCCCGCCGCGCCCCGAGGCGCTGGTGTACGGCGTCGCGAAGCTCCAGGAGCGCATCGCCAACGGCGAGTCGTCGCCGGTGACGGTGAAGCCGTACGAACTGGAGCAGTTCGGCGACCTCTCGCGCGACGAGATCGTCCAGCAGTTGGCCGACGACATCGACGAGGACGACCTCGTCATGCGCTACAACTGGGCGGACTCCCCATAA